A single Choristoneura fumiferana chromosome 9, NRCan_CFum_1, whole genome shotgun sequence DNA region contains:
- the LOC141431531 gene encoding double C2-like domain-containing protein beta, which yields MPKPERPPTIPDAGFGTLEIKLAYDNATSSLAVTVLRARGLIGMDMTGLSDPFCRLEVLPIEGTYSNRLRTKTVHKTKNPEFNETLHFFGHHRVRSRY from the exons ATGCCCAAGCCTGAGAGACCCCCGACGATACCAGACGCAGGATTCGGCACATTAGAGATCAAACTAGCTTATGACAATGCGACGTCGTCTTTGGCTGTCACTGTGCTAAGAGCGAGAGGTCTTATTGGAATGGACATGACGGGGTTGTCGGATCCATTTTGCAGGCTGGAAGTTTTACCAATAG AAGGAACGTATTCAAATAGGCTGCGGACCAAAACCGTTCACAAGACGAAGAACCCAGAATTTAATGAGACCTTACACTTCTTCGGGCATCACCGAGTCCGATCTCGCTACTAA